A genome region from Purpureocillium takamizusanense chromosome 8, complete sequence includes the following:
- a CDS encoding uncharacterized protein (EggNog:ENOG503P7KG~COG:E), with protein MTIDHIGLTVSESKFQDTLNVYLEALKPLGYTKVHQFGDYVVGLGSAQGCPDGKPVPDFWLAGAKDVGESKTHIAFKANDRATVDAFHAAALKAGAKDNGAPGVRAMYHPNYYGAFLIDPAGNNFEAVCHAPA; from the exons ATGACCATTGACCACATTGGATTGACCGTCTCCGAGTCCAAGTTCCAGGACACCCTAAATGTCTACCTCGAAGCCCTGAAGCCGCTCGGATACACCAAGGTGCATCAATTCGGGGACtacgtcgtcgggctcgggTCCGCCCAAGGCTgccccgacggcaagccGGTCCCCGACTTCtggctcgccggcgccaaggacgTCGGCGAGAGCAAGACTCACATTGCGTTCAAGGCGAACG ACCGTGCCACGGTAGACGCTTtccacgcggcggcgctcaaggccggTGCCAAGGACAACGGCGCGCCAGGCGTGAGGGCCATGTACCACCCGAACTACTATGGGGCGTTCTTGATCGACCCGGCGGGAAACAACTTTGAGGCCGTCTGCCACGCTCCCGCCTAG